The Hypomesus transpacificus isolate Combined female unplaced genomic scaffold, fHypTra1 scaffold_27, whole genome shotgun sequence DNA segment CACCAACACAGGGGCAAAGTGCGTCGTCAGGGCTTTCCTTTGACAGTAAAGTGCTTACAGGCAGGGCCggtggggccgggggggggggggggggggggggggggggggggggagtgtgtgtgtggggggattcTCGGCAATGCGATGACCCGACGGCTTTGGCACTGACCAACTGTGATGACGAGGTGTTTTCTATTGTGCCGTGAGCCCCTGCGTTCGGCCTTTGCCAGGGTATAAAAGCCGGGCCACGGCGCTGAGGGGACCAGCACGAGCCAgcctcccacacacagcactgccaGCTAAACTCACGCAGGTAAggaccacacacagacccacacgcacactcagacaCCAGCCGTTCCACCGCGGTGCAGGGGGCACAGCCGGTGGCAGGGCTCCACTCTCTCCGCTTGGCCCGGACGAGGTCACCCTAAGGCTGGGGAGAGCCCCTGGCAGAGGCCCAGGTCTGAGGGCCTTCATGAGGCACTCTGTACCCAGGCTAGATGGTAATTTTCTGTAAAGTTGCAGACTAGGGCCCACTTGTGAACCAGATTCACCCAGTAGAAACACCAACCTTATTCCGAAACTggtacttttttgggggggggggggatttcttcATAGACATCACAGTGCCCATAGAAAAGACTGACACTAAACTTTGATCGGTATGTTTGTGAACCTTTTCCTGATCtcgttttccttctctctttccccttcctaCCTGCTCGCCTGTCCCTCTGTACGTCGACCTTTCGTCTCATCCTGCTCACCCCATTtcacctcttctcctctgccccctTCTCCCAGACTCTAACATCATGTCTCAGACTGCCAAGTCCGCCTCCAACCAGGGCACTGATGCCAAGGACAAGGGTGCCCCCGCTGCCACCAGCAAGGCCACCAAGACCGGAGACCCTGGCATGGGTTCCTTCAGAGTGAGTCACAGCATCATTCGGCCATTTCACAGTACAACAACGATTCGCCAATGCTTATCAGTCCTAAAGCTTTTCCTTCACCTGGATTCCGATGCACTGATATGTTCCCGTTGACTCTGGTGCAGATTATGCTGTTCGACCAGGAGAACTTCCAGGGAAGAATGATTGAGGTCCAGAAcgagtgtatgaatgtgtgtgaccGCGGCATGGATAGAGTGCGCAGTATCATCGTGGAGAGCGGCCCGTAAGTGGACTAACaaacctcccacccccaccgaaaaaaacacaaaacagatattaactgcacacacaagcatgttcgCTGTCCTCCAAGGCAATCATTCTTCCTCTTTCCACCTTCCTTCACGCTCACTTCATCGACAGGTCTACCCCTCCTCTAAtccgtctctcccctcctcgcaCCCCTGTCCCCCCGCTGCCCCTGGcgaccccccctctccagctttGTTGCCTTTGAGCAGACTAACTTCCGTGGGGAGATGTTCATCCTGGAGAAGGGCGAGTATCCTCGCTGGGATACCTGGAGCAACTCTTACCGCAGCGACTGCCTCATGTCCCTCAGGCCCATCCGCATGGTGAGCCAATCAGATGATACTAAACGATTTTAGcaagggggagaaaaaaaaaagcgaTATTTTCAAAAGGAGAAACAGATCAGTAGACTGTGAATATCGAATACCCCGCTATCGCTAAGATTCGAGTGCAAATATGAAGCACGGGAAACGTTCCACAaaccctctttctctgtgtctgccgTACAGGACAGCATGGAGCACAAGATCTGTCTGTTTGAGCTGTGTGACTTCAAGGGCAACAAGA contains these protein-coding regions:
- the crybb1 gene encoding beta-crystallin B1 codes for the protein MSQTAKSASNQGTDAKDKGAPAATSKATKTGDPGMGSFRIMLFDQENFQGRMIEVQNECMNVCDRGMDRVRSIIVESGPFVAFEQTNFRGEMFILEKGEYPRWDTWSNSYRSDCLMSLRPIRMDSMEHKICLFELCDFKGNKMEIQEDDVPTLWAHGFTDRVGSVKVPGGVWVGYQYPGYRGYQYLFECGDYRHYNEFSAFQPQIQSMRRVRDMQFHQRGCFNFTAASK